One genomic window of Cupriavidus oxalaticus includes the following:
- a CDS encoding hemolysin family protein: MFVLTLTALVLVSAFFSISEIALTAARRTKLQVLSERGDGRATRVLLLKEEPGNFFTIVQIGVNSVAILAGILGEKHVSDLLLETLSPYMQVVHAQRVANIGSFLIVTLLFIQFADLIPKRIAMTFPEACALAVIDPMLTLLRVLKPLVWVFNAAADAALRLLRLPTKPVDQITTEDIAAMVDAGAEAGVLHKHELHLIENVFELGFKGITAIMTPRDDVVWLSLDEPADSVRRKLVNQPHAQYPVCGHDLDDVQGYIDSKDILQLLLADESAAVIGNIGRHHDKNVLVIPDTLTLSEGLTRFREMHQNFAVVMNEYGLVVGIVTLDDIVGALMGDILYSSEDEQIVRRDDSSWLVDGLTPLVDLKKALELDTLPGEDYVDTAGGLVIYALKRIPKKSESITVAGYRFEVLDIDHHKIDQLLVSRLPAPEEPAAR, encoded by the coding sequence ATGTTCGTCCTGACCCTGACCGCCCTTGTCCTGGTCAGCGCCTTCTTCTCCATCTCCGAGATCGCGCTGACCGCCGCACGCCGCACCAAGCTGCAGGTCTTGTCCGAGCGCGGCGATGGCCGCGCCACGCGCGTACTGCTGCTCAAGGAAGAGCCAGGGAATTTCTTCACCATCGTGCAGATCGGCGTCAACAGCGTGGCCATCCTCGCCGGTATCCTCGGCGAGAAGCACGTGTCCGACCTGCTGCTGGAAACGCTGTCGCCGTATATGCAGGTGGTCCACGCGCAGCGCGTGGCCAATATCGGCTCGTTCCTGATCGTGACGCTGCTGTTCATCCAGTTTGCCGACCTGATCCCCAAGCGCATCGCGATGACATTCCCGGAAGCGTGCGCGCTGGCCGTGATCGACCCGATGCTGACGCTGCTGCGCGTGCTCAAGCCACTGGTGTGGGTCTTCAACGCCGCCGCCGATGCCGCGCTGCGGCTGCTGCGCCTGCCGACCAAGCCGGTCGACCAGATCACCACCGAGGACATCGCCGCCATGGTCGATGCCGGCGCCGAGGCGGGTGTGCTGCACAAGCATGAGCTGCACCTGATCGAGAACGTGTTCGAACTCGGCTTCAAGGGCATCACCGCGATCATGACGCCGCGCGACGACGTGGTCTGGCTGAGCCTGGACGAGCCCGCTGACAGCGTGCGGCGCAAGCTGGTCAACCAGCCGCATGCGCAATACCCGGTGTGCGGGCACGACCTGGACGATGTGCAGGGCTATATCGATTCCAAGGACATCCTGCAGCTGCTGCTGGCCGACGAGAGCGCCGCGGTGATCGGCAATATCGGCCGCCACCATGACAAGAACGTGCTGGTGATCCCCGACACGCTGACGCTGTCCGAGGGACTGACGCGCTTCCGCGAGATGCACCAGAACTTTGCCGTGGTGATGAACGAGTACGGGCTGGTGGTGGGCATCGTCACGCTCGACGATATCGTCGGCGCGCTGATGGGCGACATCCTCTATTCCAGCGAAGACGAGCAGATCGTGCGCCGCGACGACAGCTCGTGGCTGGTCGACGGCCTGACGCCGCTGGTGGACCTGAAGAAAGCGCTGGAACTCGATACCCTGCCCGGCGAGGACTATGTCGACACCGCCGGCGGGCTGGTGATCTACGCGCTCAAGCGCATCCCGAAGAAATCCGAGTCGATTACCGTGGCGGGCTATCGCTTTGAAGTGCTGGACATCGACCATCACAAGATCGACCAGCTGCTGGTATCGCGCCTGCCCGCGCCAGAAGAGCCTGCTGCGCGGTAA
- a CDS encoding DUF1653 domain-containing protein, whose translation MTQPSPTPAEFHGDPAELPDDPNLIAGMPYRHHKGGAYAVVGIGRLEADLAPAVVYRALRDPALLWVRRADVFSEPVATPHGEVPRFAPDWPAALACLDFLPRKTVLDVLGLHDTPYRHYHGPRHILEMFEVAHARGVTLDPAQALAVLCHDAVYVPGCEHNESASADLVETIAPEVDRTVLGRAAQIVRDTRTHTSTIDGADTVLDLDLFRLAAPPDVFDAHSADVFAENRAMLAARTGLHGDALLAEFGRRRAAFLGELAQRPRLFLTPPFADCEAPARANIARIGGAQAARA comes from the coding sequence ATGACACAGCCATCCCCCACGCCTGCCGAATTCCACGGCGATCCCGCGGAACTTCCCGACGACCCCAATCTGATTGCCGGCATGCCGTACCGCCACCACAAGGGCGGTGCCTATGCGGTGGTCGGCATCGGACGCCTGGAGGCCGACCTCGCGCCGGCAGTCGTCTATCGCGCGCTGCGCGATCCCGCATTGCTCTGGGTGCGCCGCGCCGACGTGTTTAGCGAGCCCGTGGCGACGCCGCACGGAGAGGTGCCGCGCTTCGCTCCGGACTGGCCCGCGGCGCTGGCCTGCCTCGACTTCCTGCCGCGCAAGACGGTGCTGGATGTGCTGGGGCTGCATGACACGCCGTACCGGCACTACCACGGCCCCCGCCATATCCTGGAAATGTTCGAAGTCGCCCACGCGCGCGGCGTCACGCTGGATCCGGCGCAGGCGCTGGCGGTGCTGTGCCACGACGCGGTCTATGTGCCGGGCTGCGAGCACAACGAGTCGGCTTCGGCGGACCTGGTCGAGACGATTGCACCGGAGGTGGACCGCACGGTGCTCGGCCGGGCCGCGCAGATCGTGCGCGACACGCGCACGCATACGTCGACCATCGACGGCGCGGACACCGTGCTCGATCTCGACCTGTTCCGGCTGGCCGCTCCCCCTGATGTATTCGATGCCCACAGTGCCGATGTCTTCGCCGAGAACCGCGCCATGCTGGCCGCGCGCACCGGCCTGCATGGCGATGCGCTGCTGGCGGAGTTCGGGCGCCGGCGCGCGGCCTTCCTGGGCGAGCTGGCGCAGCGGCCGCGGCTGTTCCTGACGCCGCCCTTTGCCGACTGCGAGGCGCCCGCGCGCGCCAATATCGCGCGCATCGGCGGCGCGCAGGCTGCGCGTGCCTGA
- a CDS encoding phosphatase PAP2 family protein → MPELPARVGTVADAWLTPGTALGLLGLFTLATVLLLCLVPLLVALLRPLVRWLDGMRVWGAGALSTRVAAQDRPRRVSTLTLRVLERDIAELLLVLVAGAALLACGAALFWLAAEIAQGDQVVRLDQLVFAQGRAWRRDWLDIAMVAVTELGGARISVAVGVAVFAWLWWLRAWVTALYWSAALLGARACVMALKLGMARIRPASIYSGLESYSFPSGHATSSMVTYGFLAFLLCLRQPWRVRIPVLALTAVAVAAIGVSRLYLGMHWLSDVAAGYALGFAWIALLGTAYHTLHAPAPRDAVAPWRLGAVAAAAVVVAFGYVAWFRMPDTLERYRQAGAVTATVTAQQALLARAGAIPAAGRSCDGRCPALQSDSPPR, encoded by the coding sequence GTGCCTGAACTGCCGGCGCGCGTGGGCACGGTTGCCGATGCCTGGCTGACGCCCGGGACGGCGCTGGGTCTGCTCGGCCTGTTCACGCTCGCCACGGTGTTGCTGCTGTGCCTGGTGCCGCTACTGGTGGCGCTGTTGCGCCCGCTGGTGCGCTGGCTCGACGGCATGCGCGTCTGGGGCGCCGGTGCCTTGTCGACGCGCGTGGCCGCACAGGATCGCCCGCGCCGCGTGAGCACGCTGACGCTGCGCGTGCTGGAACGCGATATCGCCGAATTGCTGCTGGTGCTCGTGGCCGGCGCCGCGCTGCTGGCTTGCGGGGCAGCGCTGTTCTGGCTCGCCGCCGAAATCGCGCAGGGCGACCAAGTGGTCCGTCTCGACCAGCTTGTGTTCGCGCAGGGGCGCGCATGGCGCCGCGACTGGCTCGATATCGCCATGGTCGCGGTGACCGAGCTGGGCGGTGCGCGCATCTCGGTCGCGGTCGGCGTGGCGGTGTTCGCGTGGCTGTGGTGGCTGCGCGCGTGGGTCACGGCGCTGTACTGGTCCGCGGCGCTGCTTGGCGCGCGCGCCTGCGTGATGGCGCTCAAGCTCGGTATGGCGCGCATACGGCCAGCCAGCATCTACAGCGGGCTGGAGTCGTATTCCTTTCCCAGCGGCCACGCCACCAGCAGCATGGTGACGTACGGTTTCCTGGCGTTCCTGCTGTGCCTGCGCCAGCCATGGCGCGTGCGCATCCCGGTGCTGGCGCTGACCGCGGTGGCGGTGGCGGCGATCGGGGTGTCGCGGCTGTACCTGGGCATGCACTGGCTGTCCGACGTGGCCGCGGGCTACGCGCTGGGATTCGCGTGGATCGCGTTGCTCGGCACCGCCTACCATACGCTGCATGCGCCGGCGCCACGGGATGCGGTGGCGCCGTGGCGGCTCGGCGCGGTGGCGGCAGCCGCGGTGGTGGTGGCGTTCGGCTACGTGGCCTGGTTCCGCATGCCGGATACGCTGGAGCGTTATCGGCAGGCAGGCGCGGTTACAGCTACAGTTACCGCGCAGCAGGCTCTTCTGGCGCGGGCAGGCGCGATACCAGCAGCTGGTCGATCTTGTGATGGTCGATGTCCAGCACTTCAAAGCGATAGCCCGCCACGGTAA